From a region of the Sorex araneus isolate mSorAra2 chromosome 10, mSorAra2.pri, whole genome shotgun sequence genome:
- the GSG1 gene encoding germ cell-specific gene 1 protein: MSKTSQLPQDVYLTPKMELPKALSGRRTFLSAIVHLLSRLPAAPLLRQLGLVGAPQVPQPLCGEDVAARVHGLQMPLDGRRFGTSSQTLVQRREAGDAQLAQHAHRNFLWLSSEEILEEPGQRYRHSNELTPPTKRDILCVSLGAIGLEFISFLILLMDIQLTGRPGCGLQLSTLVTVSSTQSEKTWHQALLLVQIGRQHGAGTPTHKTSALAAFTPRVVPALAAFRPSAKIKCQLRERFREAPGCPPHQQLCVLSAPARVADTGPTVSRCGHRS; encoded by the exons ATGAGCAAAACCTCTCAACTGCCTCAAGATGTTTATCTCACCCCGAAG ATGGAGCTCCCGAAGGCCCTCTCTGGCCGGCGAACATTCCTATCTGCCATCGTCCACCTGCTATCACGCCTCCCCGCAGCACCCCTGCTCCGCCAGCTCGGGCTTGTGGGCGCACCGCAGGTGCCCCAGCCCCTGTGCGGGGAAGATGTGGCAGCCCGGGTCCATGGCCTGCAGATGCCCCTGGATGGCCGCCGCTTCGGCACATCATCCCAGACGCTGGTGCAAcgcagggaggctggggatgcCCAGCTCGCCCAGCACGCCCACCGGAATTTCCTGTGGCTATCCAGTGAGGAAATCCTGGAAGAACCAG GGCAGAGGTACCGACATTCCAATGAACTCACACCACCAACCAAGAGAG ACATCCTCTGCGTATCCCTGGGAGCCATCGGGCTGGAATTCATCAGTTTCCTCATATTGCTAATGGACATCCAGCTCACGGGGCGCCCAGGCTGCGGGCTCCAGCTGAGCACGCTGGTAACCGTCTCCTCCACCCAGTCAG AGAAGACCTGGCACCAGGCTCTGCTCCTGGTCCAAATCGGGAGGCAGCATGGAGCTGGCACCCCTACTCATAAAAC CTCAGCCCTGGCTGCCTTCACTCCCCGCGTGGTGCCGGCTCTCGCCGCCTTCCGTCCGTCCGCCAAGATCAAGTGCCAGCTCAGGGAGCGTTTTCGAGAAGCCCCCGGCTGCCCACCACACCAGCAGCTGTGTGTCCTCTCAGCGCCGGCACGCGTAGCCGACACCGGGCCCACCGTGAGCAGATGCGGCCACCGGAGCTGA